A stretch of the Acyrthosiphon pisum isolate AL4f chromosome A2, pea_aphid_22Mar2018_4r6ur, whole genome shotgun sequence genome encodes the following:
- the LOC100165057 gene encoding ubiquitin C-like, with the protein MQIFIKKTITLEVESSDSIENVMAMIQDKEGIPPDQQLLIFASNQLEKRRTLSNYNIHNGSTLHLVLRPRDDIQIFIKELNGKMTKFKVKTSDSIENLRAKIHDKLGIIPDKHRLIFAGRQLENGRTLSSYKIHDGSRLHLVMRIRG; encoded by the coding sequence ATGCAAATCTTCATAAAGAAGACCATTACATTGGAAGTGGAATCATCTGATtccattgaaaatgttatggccATGATCCAAGACAAAGAAGGTATCCCACCAGACCAACAACTTTTGATCTTTGCCAGTAATCAACTTGAAAAAAGGCGCACACTTTCTAACTACAACATACACAACGGATCTACCCTTCACTTGGTGCTGCGTCCTCGAGATGATATACAAATCTTCATAAAAGAACTTAATGGAAAGATGACTAAATTTAAAGTAAAGACATCAGATTCCATTGAAAATTTAAGAGCCAAGATCCATGACAAACTAGGTATCATACCAGACAAACATCGTTTGATCTTTGCCGGTCGTCAGCTTGAAAACGGCCGCACACTTTCTAGCTACAAAATTCACGATGGATCTAGGCTTCACTTAGTAATGCGTATCCGTGGCTGA